The genomic window CTCACTCGTTCAGGAAGCTTCTTTGTTTCAGCAGCCAGGACTTCATGTGTCCCACAGACACAGAGTCAGGGACTTCATCCTGTTGCTTCATGAGCATGAACTGCTTCAGCATGATTTTCTGCAACACAGATTGAATTCAGTACAATGCACCAGCTCAGTCAAACAGATTAATATACAATTACATTCATAAGAACAGTACACCTTGACATTTACAGTAACTTACCTCTGTGTGGAAGTGATGTTGCTCCTCCTCAGAGAAAGAGGACGGTCTCATATCGTGGGCGTGATCAAAGATGGCGTCCATTTTTAAGAGACAGGTCTAGTTTGAATCCAAAGGATGTCAGTGAAAGGGTcgttgaaaaaaaagtgaaggagTGTCTGTTCGGTTTGTCTAGATAGCTCAGCAATCAGAGATCGAGTGATGAAGAATCTGAGATTCACCCAGATTTATACTGTACAGAATTTACAATTGTGACACTCAACTGTGATGTCACAGCACTGACAACAGTACATGGAACTGATTCTAAAATCATGTGACCTGCATCCAAAATGGCCTTTAATGTTACTGAAAAAGACACAACAAAAGTCtacacaattattttattttattgttttattaatcaATATGTCCACTGAGGAAGGGaacatgtatagtgagcaggtggttatgaaaGTAGAATCCTGACATGTTGAGACAAGACACAAAGTGAGGGGTCATGTGCACCTGAATCTTACTTCTCAGCTACAGATACAAACAAGTTAAAGCTAATAggtgatttaaagatgattttattgatcaaAATTATGTATTAATGCAGCTATAAAGAGTAGTCCATCAGATTAGACTGTTGAAAACAGCAGCATTCACATCAGCCTACTTACAGTCCAacatgaaactgaacattttcaatCACGTTTGAGTCTTAATATAAGCCTGCCGGGGTGTTAAAAGTCATAAACTTAACACTTTCAACAGTGAGGTCAAAACATTAGCATTTTggtgttagcattcctggcagATGTGGAAGAGAATGCAACTTTATAAGGTCCTCTTCCTGtaacttttatgttttttttttttttttttcatttaaccaGTTCTGTGCCTCTGCAAAAGCCCATACTGTGTTttggtcatagactgtataaataatggacgtagtatccgtgacgtcacccatctgttcctgagagctgttctGAAGCAAATcaatggcggcagccatattggaaatgcgtaactcaaccaggcagagtgtgacgtagtgtgagcctcctagccaatagctatgtgttcccgactgggagtcacgtcagtcatgtccttatttgggcaaaactggtaatcttaatatcatcgttagaaaaaaattcaccccggtacagtgtgtgccgatagagagattagcttcataggccaagccgttttttgaaccaggctgtaaacatgtttattaatgctgcaaagatcgtctttttcccattcatgtctatgtagtttctggtgtttctgcagccggcctccagcggattcttgatgtattgcagtttatagcacttccgcattggcttcatcgtttgagaccggaggttgccgcttggttttggtttgtttttgctttcaatcaatcaatcaatcaatcaatcaatcaatcaatcaatcaatcaatcaatcaatcaatcaatcaatcaatcaatcaatcaatcaatcaatcaatcaatcaatctttattcatatagcactaAATCACAGCAAACCTTATCTGAAGATGatttacacacagagcaggtctagacaatGTCCTGTCATATTAttatcaaagacccaacatcaagacaggataagatccagttccatcttacaaacaggactcagtcagatcttgtcttaatccaccatgaacagagcactttgcagcatttagcaagttacagtggcaaggacaaacttcctttaacaggcagaaacctccagcaggaccagactcatgttagacatcacATCTGCCTCTTTAACTTGATGTCACTCAGATACAACTCatatcatcatccagctgcATATAGAAGATGTACACAGCGCACTTATAGACAACATTGAATTCACTCTGAAGGAAGAAGGGCCTGTATTTATGGACAGCAGTGTCTGTTGATGATGCTCCTGCACTAGAAAATGTTTATGCAGATGTTTGGATTGCTACTGATGATATCAGAGTCTGCCGTCCTGTGGGCTCAGTGGCCGGTGCAGCCATATAGTTTCCACACCTCTGTGGAAATCATGCTGCAGCAATTGAATAGAGTCTTCTGTGTTGCTCGTGAAAGTCAGACTCTATCCATCTTGTTCCAATCGATGAGGCATGTGTTGTGAAGAGTCAGGGCGCGTTTAAATGGGTTAGTGttgtcatttcctgttttatttttttactgactTGTCTCTGTCATCCATATCGTGCTCCTTGTGTTTCTCCGCCTTGTTCTCCCCCGCTCTGATTgtgctcacctgtgtctcattacCCCCTGATTGTCTGTCTATTGAAGCCCTGCCTGTTCTCTCTCATGTTGCCAGTTTGTTGTGTGTTCCCTTGTGGCACCTCGTTCCAGCTGTCTTGTGAGTTTCTGTAGTGTTTAAATTTTTCCTTTGTCTGCACCTGTTGGATTTTGTTTGCTGTTCAGACTGATTTCTTGTGTACCGACCTGGACTGATATCAAACCTTGTCTTTTATCCCACCTTCCTGTGTAAGCTTGTATCTTTGGTCCAGTTATCTGTTGGGTTGTGTCAGTCAGCTGCATGGATGCACTTTTCTGAAGCATCAGTAACATTCAGGGGATTTTACTCCTTAGGCATTGTCAAAATAGTAATTCAGAGTAATCTCGGACTTCAACTAGATCTGGGTCCGGGCCATGTCTGAtctgcggtccagctccatgccctcttgtctgtcaacacccaccgattgcgttttcagaacgcagcacagagcaggaccgctggacggctggagtcatgtgacctagGTTTTCCTGAGTCCCAGATCTTTGGAAGTCACATAGCTGAGAATGTTAAATCCAtcgccaatcatcggcgggtgccatatttgaaatgttgaactcaacccaacttctgtcgagctactgtgaggtaaagaggtgggctttgagcatcctagccaacagctacagtgttcccgtctgtcagtcaagtcagctgtgcttcaaGTTTGCCGTGAAAAAactgagaagaaaaaatacatcAGAATAATTGTCATAGAAGTAAGCACTGCTCTGTAttgcattaaaaatgaaagccGCAagcggatacggccctggtggtgaggctttcagcagtgtgactgccccctggtggctggctgcagtataggtaaaaaaatctgtatcatgggggagcagtcaaattttaaaaaatgaatacacgtcgtacgaatgtttctcacagccgtatgctgtggttatatgtagttagtatttgactgttttgtgtccaaggcctcttttttctgaaaagtttctttttcgttagttattagagtttaaaaacggggttttacttccgggtttcctttgattcacagccgccgtagaacgaaacttcaaaggacacacagcgtcttgtgacgttacgctgttgggcggagcttattacaaaggcttcacaggctctggctgcacaatggctgcgcccaggagagggattttttggcttcagaactgtacaacgggaagaggcggagcaacgctgtccatttttatttacagtctattgTGTAAACCACCGCCTGATATAAGCCACCGTATGATgtaaaagcaagatctgagagtatatactgcctgTGTCCCTTAGGTGGTGctaatgttccaagtttttggcagattgcaaagaaaacctccaaacttgacagtgtgccatgcccacaattttagtctgaacagaattcctctGATAATTTTGGattgtcaatgtgtctgctatagaatgtgcttGGTTGGGACTGAAATAGAGAAAAACCCTAGGAAGagttctcaaaagtatgcacccttatttgggcgtcattttgaattttcaaagctaggtggcacTCTTCCGTTGTGTTTCGGATATGGGTGTAAGAGGCTATGTTTGTGCATCCTGATtccatgaatatgtgtattaattttcaagcatgtagctcaaaataacctctatggggaggggtttttgaaaactgtagggggcgctagtgagcacatggACGTTACTGTCTACTAGTTAaaatgaaccttacgtctccgtggtgcaaccatagactgtaaataaaaatggacagcgttgctccgcctcttcccattgtatggttctgaagccaaaaaatccggaagtaaaaccccattttttaaactctaataactaacaaaaaagaaacttttcagaaaaaagaggccttgaacacaaaacagtcaaataataactacatatcacctcagcatacagatgtgagaaacgttcgtacgatgtgtatttattttttaaagtttgactgctcccccattgaAATGAATGGGGGTGACgaattttttttacctatactgcagccagccaccagggggcagacacactgcccctcacttccagccgagcgagatgcacccctgggtgcaaccaaacaatgacacaacttaagttacaaactaactagtttcaacgtttggtttagtgtggacttaacaccctaacttaggacacaacttatgcacagctggtggACCAGgcttcaggactttaactcaagtcataatcggACGGAACAgctttcacttgtattgaagtaatgtttgaccaggatgATCtaaatttgacttcagtaatgaagacttggactttgtccaccactgctgacATGTTGTATTACATTGTTCCTATCAATTAATAGGGATGTACGATTTTCATTGACTAATCTGTCAGGCATCTTCATAATCGTCtataaaatgacatttttttgtaacCACAGccaacatcaatcaatcttatgGACTCTGTTTACTGTCACAAACACACTGTCAAATCAAAAGTATCTACcttgtacatttaaaaaggggaCACAGCCTAATGTCATTTAATTTCCATCAGTATGTTCAGCCATGTTCATGAGTTACGGTTACATATTTAGCGTCTTGTGGAGAACAAATTCCTGCACTCTGtaattcaatgtttttcttttcaggaGGGTTTACTGTACTAACAAGTTCCTGCATGTTCTGCTGCTTGAGTGGGCAAAGAGTAGTCTGCTGCATGAGATGTTGATGCTGAGTCTACATTTTATCctctactgccctctactggtttTGGTGGTGAATTATACActcaacaaaaatataaactcaacacttttgtttttgctcccgttattcatgagctgaactcaaagatccaAGACTTTTTCTATTTACCCAAACGGCCTATTTTTCTCAAATATCGTTCACAAAtttgtctaaatctgtgttagtgagcacttctcctttgccgAGATGATCCATCCATCTCACAGGTGTGGCACATCACCATGCTGATAagacagcatgattattgcacaggtgtgccttaggctggccacaataaaaggccactctaaaatgtgcagttttatcaCACAGCACGATACCACAGATGTCACAAGATTGTCTGAGACCAGCCACCCAGACAGCTATTGCAACAAGCGGTTTGCATAACCAAAGAATTTCTGCACAAACTGTCAGAAACCATCTCAGGGAAGCTCATCTGCATGCTCGTCGTCCTCATGGGGCGTCGACCTGACTGCAGTTTGTCGTTGGAACCGACTTGAATGTGCAAATGCTCACATTCGACGGCGTCTGGAACTTTGGAGAGGTGTTCTCTTCACGGATTAATCCCGGTTTTCACTGTACAGGGCAGATGGCAGCGTGTATAGTGTCGTGTGCGTGAGTGGTTTTCTTATGTCAACGTTGTAAATCGAGTGGCCCACGATGGCGGTGGGGTTATGGTATGGGCAGGCGTATGTTATGGACAAAGAACACAGGTGGATTTTATTGATGGCATTTTGATTGCACGGAGATGCTGTGACGAGATCCTGAGGCCCATTTTTGTGCTCTTCATCCAAGACCATCACCTCATGTTGCAGCATGATAATGCACGGCCCCACGTTGCAAGGATCTGTACACAGTTCCTGGAAGCTCAAAACATCCCAGTTCTTTCATGGCCAGCATTCTCACAGGACATGTTACCCATTGAGCATATTTGGGATGCTCTGGATTGGCGTATACGACAGCGTGTTCCTGCAAATCCTCTGCAACTTCACACAGCCATTGAAGAGGAGTGGACCAAAACTCCACAGGCCACAATCAACAACCGGACCAACTCTATGTAAAGGAGGTGTGTTGCACTGCATGAGGCAAATGGGGGGTCACACCAGATACTGACTGGTTTTCTGCTTTAGAATAGACCTTTTGTGTACGTAGAAAAAAGTCTTGGATCGTTGAGTTaagctcatgaaaaatgggagcaaagACAGAAGtgttgcatttatatttttgttcagtgtgaGTTCCTTTATTGCTTATGCATACGTCACTTGTCTTCTCAGGACTTCAGGCCTCAGTGGAAACCGACAACAGTGggccacaggaaccttttagttccttgAGGAATAGTTCCTGGAACTAACAGCTCCTGGTACTTGTGAGAAAAACCTCTTTTGATTTCCAATGTGGAGCCTAATGAAGTTTAAAAATTTTCAAACATGGATCATTTCGGCACACTTGAAGTGCAGCAGTAGGACTGTGAGAGTGTGCAGAGAGAACATTCTGTTTGTAACTGGGCATTAGAATAAAACTCTGAGGGCCACTCAGCATGTGCAGAGGTTATGGTGAGGTCTGTGCCAACCGGGGCAATGTCACCCTATGCCTCTttcctctgcaaacacacacacatgaacaggaagaggaagtcCAGCATGTGGTTTTAAATCTGCCTAACTGTGGGTGGGTTAGTTCTTCACAGAGTAGATGTTTTtcacagagaggtgaagaacTGTGACAGAGAGGTGTCAAAGTGTGTGCTGAGGGGTGAGCGCTGAGGGGTTTCACCCCCTTTAATCATGAACATGAGACACATTTGAAGTCAGAGCACCAGCCTGGAGGATGGAGACGATCTGATCTCTAACTTCAGTTTGTTTGATAATGACTGTTCTGACTTCTCCTTGCTGCTCTTTTCGTTCTTTAAAGATAGCCGTCCTCCTCTGCCAACGAGGAGCTGGGCGTGTGACTAAAGATGAGTCAAAAACAGGTCAGGGGCAggatttcctttttatttataggATGTGTTGAGGAGGGGGAAGATTTACGGGCAGAGGACGGATGGGTGTCATGCCACATAGGTGAGTGCCAACTTCTCAGCAGaccttgtttttaaattaagaaTTGAATTGAGATTGatttatttgaatttgtttCTGTGATGTGTTCTGAACGGATCATCTAACGGGTTTGAGGTGTACCGAGCTGCCAGGGTGTGCCATCTTTAGAAAATCTCTCTCTGCCAGTTTCATTTCACAACATGCCTCAACGTCAACCCACATGAAACGTTTCACAATGCGCTCACCAGAGAGAGGCTTTGTCTTTGCAAATGCTGCTTTAATCATGACATGAACTCTGCAATCAGTAGTTCATGCACAAGCCTTCATCAACTCTGTATTCATGTCTGCaagaaataaatattaattggTAAACTCAGATAAAAAGATTGGAACTGCAGATGTTAAAggctttaaagaacacattttaaaaagtcacacttcagggttttaaaaaaaaaaatcagcttaaAGTATGAAAATCAACTTCACACTAAATAACCTCAGCTCAAACATGAAGAACCATTGTATCCATTCCTCTTTTGTGACCAATGAGCCCAAACTAAATTTCACATCATGTCAGACATCTGTGTGAAGTTTTTGAAAGGCAGATCAAACTTCAGTTTTTAGGTTTTGCTATCTTTGGCCTATCTGCAGCTCAGCCCTGATctggttgttttttaacatgtttaacattcatttatttatatttatatttatatgttatatgtttatttataaataaatgatgtaCAGTATTGAACTTGATGTATGCTAGAAGTAgcttaaataaatgtttttatctggaggtcacaataacatcacatcGATATAAAACCTTGCTGAAATAAACAAGACTGCAACACAAGATGATATAGCAGTACATCACACAAACTGTCTTTTATAccctctatcacacacacacacacacacacacacacacacacacacacacacacacacacacacacacacacacacacacacacacacacacacacacacacacatagagagagaCATATAACCGAAGAATTCAGAGCAGTGAGGATTGAGTAACACCAGAgaggaagcagaagcagaagtgGCGCTTGGAGGGAGGCCCCGACCACTGATAACATTTCATTATATCAGCTCGCAGTTTCACTTCTTTTTTCCATTCGAGCAAATCTTATGATAAGATTTATACAGAGTCCCTTAAGAAGTCCTGCAagtgagtcttttttttttgggcgTGAACTTGTTATTAATTTTTCAGTTCAATTtccaattcaaatttgctttattggcatgaacaaagagatgttattgccaaagcacatacattcatacaatacattatatatattcacaacacactacactcaccatttatttatttagttactTATTATCTTGAGCACATAAGATAATGGAGCAAAGCCTTGGAGCTACTTCAGGCAACTTAAGCGACACTGATTCCACACATGACGTACATCATTTCCACAACCACAGGAAGAGCATATCCTCCTTCTTTGGCTGTccatttaagctgcaagatCCCCAGTCTCTGCCTCTCCTTGGCATCGCCACCACTGCCATGCACCAGTGCTGAATTTACATTTCCAGCCCCACCACCTcctcagcatccacctgcaggttGTGATTATTGATGAGCCTagacaccaaacacaaacatcctcctgctgctacAACGAACAGCTCAGAGCATTGAAATGTGAGTTACTTATACTTGCGTTGTGTGATGAAACAGGCACAAACAACTATAACGCTGTTTATCCTAATTACAGCAGAAGCAGCTTAGGTCTCTCAAAGTCTTTAGCAGTACAGTCACAATAACAAAAAGTCGGCTTTGCTCCATTTTCAATATAAATACAGaatttaaatgatttgaaaaccatcaaaatctgtatTCATCAACATTTAACACAGTGTCACAACTTTTTGGAAATCAAGTTGTAATAATGAGCTCCAGAAATGAGTAAAAAGTGtttcaaatgtatttctctCAAACATACCACATTTATAAATTACACAATAACCAAGAAAACCCATCATATCATGTGTGCTGGGACCCAGGAGAGGGCGCTCATGTTACACACAAGTCCTCTGTCCCAGTGTAAGGTCTATTCTCAACAGTATTAAACACGATTATGGAAGTGGAGTCATTTACAAAGAAATGAAATCGCACGcacgagaaaaaaaaagttttcttatAAAATAAAGCGGTCACCACATGAGACTTCAGGagctttttattctttcatttgtatttttggggggggttcATTTTATATTGACTGTTATCAAATCAGTGGAAGTAAACATGaatttgttgtctttaaacagAATTGGATTTGCTGTGCAGCAGCacatctttttgttttcctgttctCATGAGAATGAATGAAAGCAATACAAAATCTCTGATCtgcccttccttcctttttagAAACGACACTCCTGTGATCTGCCCTTTTGACCTGGAGCACACCCAGCAGCCATGACACCATCTAGATCTCAAGccttcctcgtcctcctcctcctctccctcctcagctCATCTCTGCTTTATTTCAGTGTCTTGGAGCAGACTCCCTCTCTGCTCGGATATCACCAACATGTTCCTCAGAGGAACATCAGCATCCTGCTGTGGCACTGGCCGTTCGGACGCTCCTTCAGGCTCCGTGGAGACAAATGTCAGACAAAGTACAACATCAGTGGCTGTTTGCTCTCTGATAACACCTCCACCTTCTCGACCGCTGACGTGGTCGTCTTCCATCACCACGAGCTGAGCAATGGTCGCTCCCTTCTGCCTCTGCACCATGATCGACCTGCCTCCCAGCGCTGGGTGTGGCTGTCCCTGGAGCCTCCTGTCAACACTTTGAACCTCTCACAGCTTAAAGGCCTCTTCAACTGGACCATGAGCTACAGGCGAGATGCAGACATACCTGTCCCTTATGGACAGACCCTGTTAGGAGGCGATGGACATGTCCTGAAAGCTGCTCCAAACCGCTCCTGCCTGCTGAGCTGGGTGGTGAGCAGATACTGGCCTCAGCAGGCTCGGGCTGCTGTTTACCAGAGTCTAAAAAAGTCTGTCCCCATACAGGTATACGGCAGGTGGAACAGGAGACCCCTGTCAGACCGGAAGCTGCTGCCCACCATctctaagtgttttttttacctttctttTGAGAACTCTGAAGCCACAGACTACATCAGCGAGAAGCTCTGGAGGAACGCTTTCCAAGCAGGAGTCGTACCGGTGGTCCTCGGCCCCAGCAGGGCCACCTACGAGGCCCTGGCCCCCCCTAGGTCCTTCATCCATGTGTCGGATTTCAGGAGCACAGCAGAGCTGGCTGCCTATCTGAAGCGTGTGGCTGCAGACAGGCGGGCGTATGAGGAGTACTTTCAGTGGCACCGCACCCACAGAATAAAAACCTACACTGACTGGATAGAAAGGCTGTGCCAGATCTGTGTTCAATACCCCAGTTTACCCCCCAACAGGGTCTATGAGGACCTGGAGGACTGGTTTCACAGCTGAAGGCCATCTACAACAAAAAATAAGCTGACAGATGAGTTAACAACAGCTGAAAGAGAGCTATAAACAAGATATTTACTGAAAACAAAAGGTCCAGATAGACAAGAACCAACATTCAGGGTGACCTTCTTGAGACGGCACATCGATTCTTCTGATGGTATTTTATAGAAACCAAAAAATTAGTTCAACTATGGGTTGCTCTTATTTAAATCCTCAGAGTTGTAgcagtgcatgttttttttcctccataaatCATATTTCTGATGTCAGAGCACAAGTTCCTGCAGGCTCATGTCATATCAAACTGCAGATCCTCACTGGTCCTGCTTGCTCACTTAGAAAACAGCAACAGATCAGCTCCTCACTACCTGGACTCCCCCCTCCAGGTCGACACTCCCTCCTGCCTGCGACACTCTGCCAGTGAGCGGCGCCTGGTACTTAGCCGGGCCATAAGTTGGCAGcagactcttctcctctggcGCCCCCCAGTGGTGGAATGATACACCCAACTTCAGCTGATCTGCTGAGTCCCTTTGCTCCTTTaaagctaaagacccagctctttgtGAACACCTAGGAGCTTAATATTatggatgatagtgatgatgatgatgatgatgatgatgatgatgatgatgatgatgatgatgatgatacaggtcacattgatgttgttgttgtttatgatgatgataaaattaaaaagacaagaaaaagccATTGCCTCTTGCTCTGCACGTCTGTTTGGACTTGGTTATTGTCCCCTTTTtcgatctttgcttgtgttttccTGACTCTCACACTAAAATGAGCTGACTCAAAGTTCAaacacattaaattaaattatttacacttttttttttggctgcatATAGCTTCCCTTTTTTTCCTAAGCTTCAATCTCTCTTCCTTAATCCTTTTTTTGAGGACATTTCCTGAACTAAACAAATTACTGCATTCTCTGGGTCATGTATCAGTATGgagtttaaaagacagaaaaaatacCATTTCAGGATGTTTTACCAAGTAAAGGATGTGTCATAAAGCAGGACGTCTCAAAACATACCACCTTACTATCCCCTGCTAGTTTTTCATAATAAAATACCTTTTTACACATTGCATGTTTTCAGTCTGAATCTATTTATCACATTCAATTTATAACCATTAGAAGATGTGTCTCATTATCATGGTTCTCTGTATCACAGGGTCAGAgagactcttcagctggtcctaaatgctgcagctcgagtactgactagaacgagaaagagagagcacatctctccagtgttgtCTTCTCTACattggctccccataaaatctagaaaagtgtttaaaatccttcttctgacctataAAGCTCCTattggtcagacaccttcatatcttagaACACTTCGCTGCCAGCATGCAACCCTGctggtcatacctaaagtctctaaaagtagtatgggaggtagaaccttcagttatcaggcacctctcctttgaatcatctaccagtcagggtccaggaggcagacaccctctctaattttaagagtaggcttcaaactttcctttttgataaagcttaaagaTAGAGCTGGCtcaagcttggaccagctcttagttatgttgATATAGGCTTAGCAGAACTGACACAAatgtctccccctctctcctctgtctgcctgtctcttactttaactcttcatgtcccattaaagttactaaccacagatctttctggagtccctaagctcccttgtctcgtaggttcctctggatctctgctgttgtggacgtgccagactccagctgctacaactactactatccgtctcaccaccatcatctctctcttcatctctatctctctttccagcacagtgtcagcagatgtgtgtctaacatgagtctggtcctgctggaggtttctgcctgttaaaggaagtttgtccttgccactgtaacttgctaaatgctgcaaagtgctctgctcatggtggattaagatgagatcagactgagtcctgtctgtaagatgggactggatcttatcctgtcttgatgttgggtctttgttgataatagaacatagagtacagtctagacctgctctgtttgtaaagagttgcagataacgtttgttgtgatttggtgctatttaaaaaaagattgatggattgatccTGTTATAAGGACAGATAAGAGTTATTTCAGTACTGAGGGTTTAGTGGCCAGGACTttccctctgcctgtctgttTCACTGCCTGTTTCCATGGAAGGATTACAGATgacacttaaaacaaaaaaggaacacgTGCTtacactgcagaacagatctACCAGTTCATTCAGAACATGCATACAGAGGAACAAACAGGTTTCTAATAATAAATGATTTCACCACAAAGAGATCTGAAGGACGATCTTTAACACAAACTTCTGCATTCTATCTGAGTCTGAGTAATCAGATGCCGGTTTCCTTGAAATGTAACTGTTTCTCCTGAAACGACTCCGTCACGCTGACATGAATCAAAGTTATCCTGCATGCTGCAAAGTTCAAGTTTACtttgatgaataaaatgtgaaGATTGATGGATTTAAATCAAACTGGTCAGTGTCTCCTTCAATGCTCTGCTGTCAGAGTGAAGGATGATGCTGAGCTGTTTCTGCTGATGATCAGAGAAACTAAAGAAACCAGAAGAACATGTGTTCATGAAACTCTCAGGAGAGTCAAGAACTGTCAGAGGAGCTGTTGTGTTTCTGAGACAGATTTTATTCAGACTGTCGTTTCAGTCAGCGTTAACTGGACTGTGTCCTGGTGCTCATCAAAGAGGACATCAGTGAAAACTTTACAGACTCAGTGCTACAGTTAGCATCAGGCTAAATGACTTCATGCACAGTTTGAAGCCTTATTATGTGACCATTTACTCATTTTACTCCACAGTAAAGA from Notolabrus celidotus isolate fNotCel1 chromosome 9, fNotCel1.pri, whole genome shotgun sequence includes these protein-coding regions:
- the LOC117818346 gene encoding alpha-(1,3)-fucosyltransferase 7-like, producing MTPSRSQAFLVLLLLSLLSSSLLYFSVLEQTPSLLGYHQHVPQRNISILLWHWPFGRSFRLRGDKCQTKYNISGCLLSDNTSTFSTADVVVFHHHELSNGRSLLPLHHDRPASQRWVWLSLEPPVNTLNLSQLKGLFNWTMSYRRDADIPVPYGQTLLGGDGHVLKAAPNRSCLLSWVVSRYWPQQARAAVYQSLKKSVPIQVYGRWNRRPLSDRKLLPTISKCFFYLSFENSEATDYISEKLWRNAFQAGVVPVVLGPSRATYEALAPPRSFIHVSDFRSTAELAAYLKRVAADRRAYEEYFQWHRTHRIKTYTDWIERLCQICVQYPSLPPNRVYEDLEDWFHS